ACGACATGCACCATGGCACCAAAAGATTATATTCTATAATGTAAATGCTGATGAACCGCACCTACCGAATTGGCATGGAGCATGCTGATGCTGACAATCCAGCCTTATAGCATCTCTCTTAATCAAAACCATAATTATTGCATCTAGCTAGCACTTCATGAAAACATGATTGGCCTCTTGTAAAATGCCACAAGAGAGATCAACTAAAATCACCATGCGAAAATTCAAAGTGAACAAAAGGATACAACTAGAagatatattttaaataatcgAGAGAGCATGATTCTTAGagatctctatttttatttgggggggaagggggggaTGTCTTTAACAGCGGTTTAATTTGCATAGTTGTATATGTTAATAATGCCGTGACAATTCACCAAAACCAATGAAATAACCATCTGACTCCATTCTAATTAAGTGGGATAACTAGGAGATTAGGATCGCCACTTGCTGGTTCACATTACAAGAGAATATCAGCATGACCTTGTAAAATAAGATTCATAGCAGTGGGAACGTTGGAAGTCATTATGTAACATTTTGGAATCTAGATGAGCGCAACTTTGACACTGGTATGGCTGCAATTAAATAAAAACTTAATTGTATGAATCTTTTTGATTGTTAGGACAGGCAGGAAGAATAacgaaacaaaaagagaaaaaaaagaataaaagaagaaCAAGTGCACACAGTATTTATATAATTCGGTCTATTGACCTATATCCACATATAGAGACAATATAAAATCTTCgctatataaaataattaaaaattacaGAGTACAAGATTATCTTACAAACTCTAACTCTCAACGCACTAAATTTCTAGAACACTCAAATACCCTTTTGCCTTGAGTTTATAAGGAATATATGTAATAGAGTAAATCGATTTAGACTCGAACTGATATGCATATAATAATCAAGTTAGGCCAATATATAACTGGTGTCCTAAGTAGATGTGGACTTGAACTGGCATCCAAATCAACCTTCTAGAATCGATATGAATTTTATCTTCTACaacatataaatttaaaacatactCAACAATGCCGGATAGAGGACATGGGAAAATTAATCTACTTCAGCAAGAATCAAACCGGCAGCTAAAGCTACTGATGGACCATACAAAAGTTGACCACTTCAAAAGAGATAATTGTGCAACCCCTTCTCTTAGGAATAAATTAAAGTTGTGTCTGGAGAAGCGGCAACACGTAATATGGATAGGATAACGGAACATCTAAAAATCCCCTAATGTTGAAAGTCCAGTTATCCCAAAGAAGAAAGTCTCACGCATCACTTCCAACGGGAATCAACAAATATAATTAGTTTGAGTGCAAAGTTGGCTGACTAATGATGGATACCTAATGGATATTTTCTCTGTCCCTTCATACTTATCTGAGGTCTCCATGTCCATTAATTTCCACCAAGGCTAGCAAGTAGGACACAAAAATACACCAACATATCCATTCACGGATTCCAATTAATTCATCCGTGCATCAAAATTCGTGGGTTTGGAATCCCATACACGGGCTGTTTGCATGTATTCTTTCAAGTAATTCAAGATTCTCCCGCAAGAATGGGTCAGCTTCTCCTTGCCCGAACACGGACGTGTCGACGTTACGTTGCCGGGTGGCAAAATGCTCGGTACCATTCATGGTGTCGTCCACTTGCGAAGAACGCTGGCCGCCGGTGAATAATTTCTTTCGGATGGGTATCCACTTGGGCTGACAACTTGCTCCCTTGGCTGCACCCGGTTTCTGTCAActtgttaaaaaaaaaccatgagCTGCCCTGGTTTTGAGCCCCCCAAAAGCGACATTTTCTGTATCATATTGATCCCACTAGAACTGTTGCCTGGATTTGAATTGTAGGAAAGGTGTGGCTTACCCGAACTAGGTTGTCATGCCAAAAGCTAATTAATTGGTCTCATATTTGCCTTGACCTGATCGAAGTTGATGGCTCGCGAGGCCTTATGAGCTCATGGATGCTCATTAGTTCTGTAATTTTTGTTCCTATCCACAAGAacttaaataatgaaataagctGAAAAGGGAGATGCCCTCCAGCATTTCGCCGGTTGAATTAGCATTTGATCGGATTCAATGGATCTATAGATGTGGTGTATGGAAATCCACGTCAATACGTTAGATGTATGGCTGCAAGTAGATTACATTGACCCGCTTCCAATCTAAGATTGGTCGGCCTAGAACTAATACAGTccaattagtattatagttatttAAATTTGGCTACATTTTGAATATGAGCAGGACGAGGATCGCAAGATATTTGATTTGAACACAAATCAACCCTCACAATGCTTCTTGAAATGAGAAAGGAATTTGCATTTAATATTAACTTTCATTTTCGTGTTGTGAATCATTATTATTTGTGCTTGTTAATCAATTATTGTGAGTGTTCATTATATTGTCTGCATGTTGTTAGATTGTCATTTTCTTGCATATTATGTTTATCATATGACTACACAAGCAATTTATTCAGATATAATAAGGTTTGGATTTGGATTATTAATTCTTGATCCAATTTgacattaaaaaataataataattgatgGACTAATGAGATAGATAACGCTcgcattcaattttgtgcccGACTCAGCTATGAATTGAAGTCACCTGAAATCTCCGGCCCAGTCAGATTCAAATATGCGAAAGATTTGTATTGGTCTGGTCAAGTCCCCACATCCTAAGCCAACCCACGTTTTAGACAGGCTGAGTTTACAAGATGTTAAGGCTAAAAAATTCTGGCCCGAATCAAATGCCTAATTTACTATGATAAATGTTGTTTGTCAAAATACGGAATTTTATGCATCCATATATAGCAATTTAGTGCTTGAAAGTGCACCAAACAACATTAAGAAAGATAATTATTGTTCACAAGCAGATGGCactgaaatcattattttcTGATGTTGGGACTGAAGTTGGGCTTGGCCCAAGCAGTCTTGGGCCACTCCAAGCTCTAACCAAGTTTCTAACGGTCGTATATCGGCCAGCCGCAGCCTATACCACGCTTGGACCATGCTTTTATGTCCCGAGTGCTCTACTAGATCCTGACCATGCTTTTAAGGATGTTTCTTTTTTGTCGGGaataaaattattaataatatgtaaaaaaaacaGATAGAAATACCTTCCGAAGTCCGTCCATTTTTATATAATTGTTGGCGGCATGTGCCGTTCTTCGGTTCACATATATGTAGAAAAGCTAATAGAGCTGCAGACTGAATAAAAAACTATATGGCCAATCATACTAGAACTACTCTTTCATATTCTTGGATACATCTTCCATctaaatttttcaatttttattttctggtTCTGAAGGGTATATCTATAGTCATATTATTTAATTCACCCAACTTTACCAACAAAAAGAAGGGAGGGAAATCTAACTCTTCCTCCACACTAACGTGTTGCGTTGGGACTTAAATAAAGAAAAGTAGAGAAGATAATGATTTCCATTCTCACATGATTCTATCGGGAAGCACAGCAGCAACCTCATAGGAAACTCTCACGAAGTAGGAAGAGTCCATCCAAAGGCTAGACTTCCGGGGCCGGTAACAGCTTTTGGCGTTGGTCAAGTACGAATGATTCGGTGTCGCCCGGAAATGCCATGCAAGTAATTGTTCATTTGTTCACAAAGATACCCAAATTGTCCAGAAGAAACAGGCGCTGTTGACTGTGTGTCTAGACTCAAAAACTTTAAGCGCTGCCGTGGGGGCTGCGTGTGATACGAGACTTCGAAATTTTGCTGAGGAACGTGGTGATAGTTTTGATGGTTTGATAGGATCTCATGCGACTTTAGAAAGAAATCCATCATGAATCGTGCCCTACACGGCATGACCTAAACTGTGGACACCACCCCAgctcttctcctcgtcttttttGATGTTTGTCGTGTGGACTAGGTTTTGCTCTTTGCAGCCCTGTCGATCGTTGCACAGAGTTCAtgaaattttagatgatccatgaGTCAGGAGGAACGAAtaatgctgctgctgctgctctaCTATTATTAGCCAAAACCTGAAACCGACACAAAACACCAGAGAAATTAAAGTTGAGGGTCCATTACCGTCAAACTATTTCTGAAATACTTTGATCATTTTCTGAAGCATGACCTTAGCATTCGTTACGACATCATTGTCGAGCGAAAATGGAGCAGTGACAGTTAAAAATTTTTGATGCAGTATGAGTGGGTCTTTCCTAAACAGGACTTGGCCGACAAGCCTAAGAAATGGGTGATGCTTCAGCAGCAACAAAAGAACTAACTGCAGCATCGCACTGTGTGGGGCGTCAAGAAAATGCCGCTGGAGAGGCTCCCCCGGTTCCAAACCGTGGGCGACTGCCGACTGACAAGACAAAGTTATAGGAGTCATagtacacacagaaaaatatGCCTACATTCtctcactataggaaaagtaattttttccaacattttttACATCCTTTgccaacgcttataagcatcgaaaAGATCCACCCGACGCTACTCAAAGCATCGGCGATATTTGAGTAGGAAAAAATTTTTCCGACGCTGGTTtgtagcgacgcttaaaagcgtcgctaatggcttcaatttttttaaaaaaattatttacttcACTGGGTAGACCTGGGGACCACGTGTAGGCCAGAACTCGAATTCGCGAGACTTGGATCCAGATCATGGTCGCTGCGGCCGGGATTTCAAACTCGGAAGAAAAGTAGAGAAGTGGGAAatcgaaaagaaagaaaagcaggGGGAGGTGATGCCGAACCTGGTGCTGGAGAATTCACATAGCCTTCCCCGGAGATAGAAGACGATGACGGTGACCTTGGCGTCGCAAAGGACTGAGAGCTCGAACACCTTCTTCAGAAGATCATTCCTCCACTTCAAAAATGTCACCTGCCTGCTCGTCAAGTTCTCTATCAGCTTCATCTCCGTCTTCCCTCTCACCAtcttccctcctccttttcctcctcttcaccTGAACTCAAGTTTaccaaaatagaaagaaaaataaataaacaaggagagggggaggagatCTGAACACCAGTATGAGGAAAATAGGATttgaaaatagaaagaaaaataaataaacaagtgTCCGCTCGCCTCAATACGCGAAGCCCACGACCACCGCCCGCCCCCGGTGGCGCGACGCCAGCGCTCCGGCCCCTGCGGCGGCGAGGGAGCAATTGTCCCTCCTCCTGCTCTCCTCCCGCGGCGGCGGCACTCCACGCTGTAGAATGCCCTATCAccctacaaaaaaaataaagaaaatagaacttctagagagagagagagagagaggagtttgTACTTCCAAAATACCCACGCGGGGGCTAAGTGGGAAGATATGTTCACCTGTACATGTGGATGTCCTTCCCTTCCTGGAGTCTTCTGCGGCAGAGGTAGAAGAACTCCAGAAGAGGGCTTGTGGGGAAGGAGTTGGGAGgaggggggattggagatggaatgGAGGAGAGAGAAGTATTTCGGTGGACGGAGGTCTTGCTGAGGATTTGGGTGTTCTTTGGGGAGTTCTTCTGGGCTTCCAAACCTGCCATCAAacatttcctttctcttccttcttcttcttcttcttcggaagcGAGGTTGGTGGCGAGACACTTTGGCTTGAATTCGTGGCTCAGATCCAACAATCGGAGGAGGCGGTGGATTGATGTCGACGCCGAAGAAAggaggggagaagagaagaggagacgcTTATAAGAGATAGGGCATCCATCGAAAGGGGGCTGATATTTGAATAAATTTCGGCctataagcgtcgtcgtagaTCCACGACGTTTAAAAAGCGTTGTCGATTCTAAATCTTTTCCGACACTTTTTAGAAGTGTCGGCAAAGTTTGGCACGGAACCAAAATTTTCTGACGCTTCCTCATAGTGTCGGAAAATCTCGTTTTTGCTATGGTGTCTCGATGGTAAAGGGTATTATAATGGTGTTGTATATTTTGGAACGTAACAATTGGTACCTagtaaattttaaaatagatgTGACATTGGTCTGCTTGATCCAGCTAGCCTAGACACATGAGAGTCAAATCTAGGTATTAACAAGTAGGGCAAAGTTGGGCCTGATATTGTTTAGGCTACATCTAGACTGAAGAAGTGGAATTTAGGAAGATATTGTAAGGCGGCACAGAGCACACCAAGGTCTGTTGATAATTGATATTATTATAAGTAGGTTGATTAGTCTCGGATATAAAAAGAGGGGCTGGTTACTAAAGTAACCGAGATAAGGTTGGGTTATGCCAGTAAGGAGAGGCCAAAACTCTCAAGTCACTACAACAATAAAGGGTTTTGGCGACTCTATATTGCCGACGCTacaaaaaagcgtcggcaaatttttttcttgcaaCGGTAACTGCCGACGCTTGTAGTAAGTGTGGGGACAAAACGTTAAGCGTCGGCGTAGGAAAAAAATACGACGAcggttataagcgtcgtcggacttccctcctcctctccacaaAACCCCGTCGGATGGAGGTGGGCTGTCTTCTTCTCTTTCgaaccctctcctctcctctcattCGCCCTCCTCTCCGTCGCCATTCCTGGCCAGTCCCGTCCtcgcctctccctctcctccctcggcTTTGGTGACAAGCATGAGGTATGAGATATTTGCTACCAGGCCCAAACAAGGCATCGGCGATTTGTGTGATTGCTATTCTCGACCACCGGATTTTGCATAGTGACGAAAATAACCATTCCCGACCCTTCTCTCCCCTCTCGTCTTCTTTCCGATTGGTGGTCGGTGGGCAGAAGGGGGACATGAGAGACGCCTTAAGCTTCAGTGCAGCAGCAGCGGCAACTGTACCGAAATTACCATTCTGCCAACTTGGTTCATTCCCCTTTCTTGATCTTACTAAACCCACTCTCCTCCCTTATAAAACCTTCTATTCACATcccctcccctcttcttctcatcCTCCCCATCATCATCTGCCCTCTCGGAATCCCATTTCCGCCTCTCTCCGGTTCGTCgtcgccgccgctgccgccgcaGAGCAAGCAGCATCCATGGCGGCGCCATCCGCTGCAGAGTCCAAGCCCTTCTCCGTGCTTTTCGTTTGCCTCGGTGAGCCTTCCCAATCCCAGACCCTGGAAAGCTATAGCTCCATCCTTACCTCTTCCTCCTTACTTTGGGTCTCCTTAGCATTAATTCTCCATCTCTTCCTTCCAGGCAACATCTGCCGAAGCCCTGCCGCGGAGGCCGTGTTCAGAGACCTTGTCCGCAAGAGGGGATTGGAGTCCAAATTCTGGATCGATTCCGCCGGCACCATCGGCTACCACGAAGTAACTCTCTGATAATTCCCTGCattcctttatatatatataaatacgaTCTGCGATTAACTGGTTTGTTTCTCTTGGGGTTGAAGGGTAATCCAGCGGACTCAAGGATGAGGGCAGCATCCAAAAGGCGTGGGATCGAGGTGACTTCGATCTCGAGGCCGATTCGCCCCTCCGATTTCAAGGAGTTTGATCTCATACTAGCCATGGACATGCAAAACAGAGGTACGGAGTAGTAGAGGGACATGCAAAACAAGCCTCCTCTTCCCCTCCGCCtattccctctcctccctcggcTTATCCTCAGGTACGCAGCCGtaccctcctctcttctcctctcttctatAACTTGGTTTCTTTGGTGCGAAGGGGGCTTACAGAGGCCCGAAACCCCGGCGGGATTTGGTAGGCGACTGGGTCTCCAACAACGATGGGTTCGTCCGGAGCTTGCCCATCTTCGTGGGCGGCCTCTCCTTGCTCGCTGTCCTCCTTAACCGCGCCTTCTCCGGCATCGCCCCCGAGTTCTTGAACGACGACGGCGACGAGAATTCTCCATAATATCTATCTACTTTCTTCTTCGATCAACCTTATCTGTTACCAATTGAGTGATCAAAGATAATTCTCCATAATATCTGGTTCTATCTCTCAAGATACCAAGTCTCATGATTGAtttctttattctttttattaggTACCATGTTTATCTGGTTAAACCAATAATgagaatttatttttcttataa
This is a stretch of genomic DNA from Phoenix dactylifera cultivar Barhee BC4 chromosome 9, palm_55x_up_171113_PBpolish2nd_filt_p, whole genome shotgun sequence. It encodes these proteins:
- the LOC108511107 gene encoding agamous-like MADS-box protein AGL14, with amino-acid sequence MVRGKTEMKLIENLTSRQVTFLKWRNDLLKKVFELSVLCDAKVTVIVFYLRGRLCEFSSTRFWLIIVEQQQQHYSFLLTHGSSKIS
- the LOC120111907 gene encoding uncharacterized protein LOC120111907, with product MRYLLPGPNKASAICVIAILDHRILHSDENNHSRPFSPLSSSFRLVVGGQKGDMRDALSFSAAAAATVPKLPFCQLGSFPFLDLTKPTLLPYKTFYSHPLPSSSHPPHHHLPSRNPISASLRFVVAAAAAAEQAASMAAPSAAESKPFSVLFVCLGNICRSPAAEAVFRDLVRKRGLESKFWIDSAGTIGYHEGNPADSRMRAASKRRGIEVTSISRPIRPSDFKEFDLILAMDMQNRGGLQRPETPAGFGRRLGLQQRWVRPELAHLRGRPLLARCPP